Proteins encoded within one genomic window of Vanrija pseudolonga chromosome 3, complete sequence:
- the ayr1_1 gene encoding NADPH-dependent 1-acyldihydroxyacetone phosphate reductase, with product MAVDERKVALITGCSEPISLGANTALALHERGYRVFASARNIKTLEPLRVQGLDVLALDVTSEESIAAAVETITAAAGRLDVLVNNAGVAGRAAIVDADMDRVRAMFEVNVFGPMALTSALAPLLVAARGASGRDSVVVNIGSGVVLGYPFLGAYSASKAALQTWSDTLRRELSALHVKVITVELMLVRTALGKGEKPFVVVKDKPLGLYDWAGIVAYIKTVMGGAANHTATTSEDAARDIVKAIVAPNPPGKLWTGGGTFLARWVVPFLPRWYVDFKLCKMFGKGKAW from the exons ATGGcagtcgacgagcgcaaggTCGCCCTCATCACGGGCTGCTCGGAGCccatctcgctcggcgcgaacacggcgctggcgctgcacGAGCGCGGGTATCGCGTGTTCGCGAGCGCGCGAAACATCAAGACGCTCGAGCCACTGCGCGTGCAGGGGCTGGAC gtgctcgcgctcgacgtgacCTCTGAAGAGTCGATCGCCGCGGCGGTAGAGACGatcaccgccgctgccggccgcCTTGACGTGCTCGTCAACAacgcgggcgtggcgggccgcgcggccatcgtcgacgccgacatggacCGCGTGCGCGCCATGTTCGAAGTCAACGTCTTCGGCCCGATGGCGCTCACGAGCGCGTTAGCGCCGCTGCTtgtcgctgcgcgcggagCGTCGGGACGCGACAGCGTCGTGGTGAACATTGGCAGCGGGGTCGTCCTCGGCTATCCCTTCCTCGGGGCGTACAGCGCGTCCAAGGCCGCGCTGCAGACGTGGTCGGacacgctgcgccgcgagctgtCGGCGCTGCATGTTAAGGTTATCACTGTGGAGCTTA TGCTCGTGCGCACCgccctcggcaagggcgagaagcCGTTCGTCGTGGTCAAGGACAAGCCGTTGGGCCTGTACGACTGGGCCGGCATTGTCGCGTACATCAAGACTGTGATGGGCGGTGCGGCGAACCATACCGCCACCACGtccgaggacgccgcgcgcgacattgtcaaggCCATCGTGGCCCCCAACCCGCCAGGCAAGCTGtggaccggcggcggcaccttcctcgccagGTGGGTTGTGCCGTTCCTCCCGCGCTGGTACGTCGACTTCAAGCTCTGCAAGATGTTTGGCAAGGGTAAGGCATGGTAG